A window of Tautonia plasticadhaerens contains these coding sequences:
- a CDS encoding phage fiber-tail adaptor protein, whose translation MSNIKIKDPQALKDYVIEWEDWLDGDTIATSTWTAPAGITVENESSTQTTATIWLSGGTLGAEYALVNHIITAAGREQDQTLTIRIRSR comes from the coding sequence ATGAGCAACATCAAGATCAAAGACCCGCAGGCGCTGAAGGATTACGTCATCGAGTGGGAGGATTGGCTTGACGGAGACACGATCGCCACCAGCACCTGGACGGCACCCGCCGGGATCACGGTCGAAAACGAATCGTCCACCCAGACCACTGCCACGATCTGGCTTTCCGGCGGTACGCTCGGCGCGGAATATGCGCTTGTCAACCACATCATCACCGCCGCAGGGCGGGAGCAAGACCAGACACTCACCATCCGCATCAGGAGCCGCTAA
- a CDS encoding HK97-gp10 family putative phage morphogenesis protein encodes MATEGGTFSGTDRSSLGFKVEIDGLDNLRKATELVQKAVDKQVKKALYVAAQRVATEAKKSIQQGGKSGKTYDMRPAVDGEEPTAWFTINGRSVGFVKRSKAHTASAPGEAPASDTGNLTNSIQVDSSVKKENNELIATVSASAKYAKMLEFGTHKIAPRPFMFTALEKSKPFILERIAKAVNDGIGQGSQNTDGAGI; translated from the coding sequence ATGGCGACTGAGGGAGGCACGTTTTCAGGGACAGACCGCTCATCCCTCGGATTCAAGGTCGAAATTGACGGCTTGGATAACCTTCGCAAGGCGACCGAACTCGTACAGAAAGCCGTCGATAAGCAGGTCAAGAAAGCCCTGTACGTTGCCGCCCAACGGGTTGCGACCGAGGCGAAGAAATCCATCCAGCAGGGCGGCAAGTCCGGCAAGACCTACGACATGCGCCCCGCCGTGGATGGGGAAGAACCCACCGCGTGGTTCACGATCAACGGCAGGTCGGTCGGATTCGTCAAGCGCAGTAAGGCGCACACCGCCTCCGCGCCCGGCGAAGCGCCGGCATCCGATACCGGCAATCTGACCAACAGCATCCAGGTCGATTCCAGCGTGAAGAAGGAAAACAACGAACTGATTGCCACGGTCAGCGCTTCCGCGAAATATGCCAAGATGCTGGAGTTCGGCACGCACAAGATCGCGCCGCGACCGTTCATGTTTACCGCATTGGAGAAGAGCAAGCCATTCATCCTGGAACGCATCGCCAAGGCCGTGAATGACGGTATCGGACAAGGCAGCCAGAACACCGATGGTGCGGGTATATGA
- a CDS encoding DUF3168 domain-containing protein: MTLAVNALHKGIYDRLVIRIGSNVYSHIPQASAFPYVVIGEKTSIPFRTKTGDGQEITVTLHAWTQGSGDKACADLMQSVYRALDRQENAVDVEGYDLTEITCEFNQLLPDTGDEAEPDRYYHGVMRFRAIVQEQEFPGSEFLLESGYGLLLETGDNLLMEA, translated from the coding sequence ATGACCCTTGCCGTCAACGCACTGCACAAGGGCATCTACGACCGATTGGTTATCCGCATCGGATCGAACGTCTACAGCCATATCCCGCAGGCTTCAGCCTTCCCGTATGTGGTGATCGGCGAGAAAACATCCATCCCGTTCCGCACCAAGACCGGCGACGGGCAGGAAATCACCGTGACGCTCCATGCATGGACGCAGGGCAGCGGCGACAAGGCATGCGCCGACCTGATGCAAAGCGTCTACCGGGCATTAGACCGGCAGGAAAACGCGGTGGACGTGGAAGGCTACGACCTCACCGAGATCACCTGCGAGTTCAACCAGCTCCTCCCCGATACGGGGGACGAAGCGGAGCCGGACAGGTACTACCACGGCGTGATGCGGTTCCGCGCGATTGTGCAGGAGCAAGAATTCCCCGGCTCGGAATTCCTCCTTGAGAGCGGCTACGGCCTGCTCCTCGAAACCGGAGACAACCTACTCATGGAAGCGTAA
- a CDS encoding right-handed parallel beta-helix repeat-containing protein, whose amino-acid sequence MADTKISALTNGGTVQTGDMIPVARGGENRRVAVGSAATQDSSAFATTEQGTKADSALQPAGNLSGLASAATARTNLGLGTAATKAASGAGGTVASVSGAATVGRLARFADTSGTILDGGSDSALSILAAGSTTERTLAVRFKVNVLDFYGSNGSLNHRNAWQAAINYVSGLGGGVVYVPPGTYSGWNVASPLIIPSNITLEGVKAQSIIIPDLSTITLSNIYPLAAGAVMITGNPTDGKRAGITSGQSVTDSTVVENVHIRGLTIDNSAYSGPDLSANQSLNGFSIVFCHNFSVVDCEAYNLPSSGIYCNWGRNGVIQRNIVDHCGHLLGHLGSRNGISSSGWIDGDDASFASQGLLIADNIVTRAFQEGIQNSNWKGTIIRNNVLIGNWEYGVEGESIAPGITSTSLTYGYEVPGDTILEGNYIDCYDVESGVYGTGGIIWSSGNQCKIVIRDNVIRNLDNTAGIASNGMAFTSGSGITVQQTDNGTAVIESNYFENVKPGATGSIVNLSCEHMVVAGNIASNCLATSAFLGVLPSKGFKTLIVERNKIINGPMFRFGYITCSAGSSSTAAANEIIFRDNFVTGLARSFIVLNFPNNATVTRLSVKGNECVNINSNGSGSEGFIRLIGGNASAKTLAVSRFEVERNSVSYAGATAYPIIVDSGSVADNALTSVHVYGNNFGSTNLTNKTAIGTPAICAALYEDDNGFPGRPNGRVVIASGAVTMSNSDTLVEIAKTVPATTSVTLPTKVTPYKQFTVKDGAGNAQTYPITLTGTFDGVVNPTISENYGALTFYYNGTTWRITA is encoded by the coding sequence ATGGCAGATACCAAAATCAGCGCACTGACCAACGGCGGAACGGTACAAACCGGCGACATGATCCCCGTGGCACGGGGTGGCGAGAACCGCCGCGTGGCCGTAGGCTCCGCCGCAACGCAGGATTCTTCGGCGTTTGCCACCACAGAGCAAGGAACGAAAGCCGATTCCGCACTTCAGCCAGCGGGCAACCTCTCCGGCCTCGCCAGCGCCGCCACGGCACGCACCAATCTAGGCTTGGGCACCGCAGCCACAAAGGCCGCTTCCGGGGCAGGCGGCACCGTAGCCTCCGTCTCCGGCGCAGCCACCGTTGGAAGGCTGGCACGCTTCGCCGACACCTCCGGCACGATTCTCGACGGGGGCAGCGATTCCGCGCTCTCCATCCTCGCCGCAGGCTCCACGACAGAACGCACGCTCGCGGTGCGGTTCAAGGTGAACGTGCTCGACTTCTACGGCTCGAACGGCTCCTTAAACCACCGCAACGCATGGCAGGCCGCGATCAATTATGTCTCCGGCTTAGGCGGGGGTGTTGTCTATGTGCCCCCCGGCACCTATAGCGGCTGGAACGTGGCTTCGCCGCTCATCATCCCGAGCAACATCACGCTCGAAGGGGTGAAAGCGCAGTCCATCATCATCCCCGACCTGTCCACAATCACCCTGAGCAACATCTACCCGCTCGCCGCGGGCGCGGTGATGATTACCGGCAACCCGACCGACGGCAAGCGCGCAGGGATTACCTCCGGCCAGTCAGTCACCGATTCGACGGTGGTGGAGAACGTCCACATCCGTGGGCTGACCATCGACAACAGCGCCTACTCCGGCCCCGATCTCAGCGCCAACCAGTCGCTCAACGGCTTTTCCATCGTCTTCTGCCACAATTTCAGCGTGGTGGATTGCGAAGCCTACAACCTTCCGTCCTCGGGCATTTACTGCAACTGGGGCAGGAACGGCGTCATCCAGCGCAATATCGTCGATCATTGCGGGCATTTGCTGGGGCATTTAGGGTCGCGCAACGGCATCTCTTCTTCAGGCTGGATCGATGGGGATGACGCAAGCTTCGCCTCGCAGGGGTTACTCATCGCCGACAACATCGTCACCCGCGCCTTCCAGGAAGGCATCCAGAACTCCAACTGGAAGGGCACGATCATCCGCAACAACGTGCTCATCGGCAACTGGGAGTATGGGGTGGAAGGCGAGTCCATCGCGCCGGGCATCACTTCGACCTCGCTCACCTACGGCTACGAAGTGCCGGGCGACACCATCCTTGAGGGCAATTACATCGACTGCTACGACGTGGAAAGTGGCGTCTATGGAACGGGCGGCATCATCTGGTCTTCCGGCAACCAGTGCAAAATCGTCATCCGCGACAACGTGATCCGCAACCTCGACAACACCGCAGGCATCGCCTCCAACGGCATGGCCTTCACCTCGGGTTCCGGCATCACCGTCCAGCAGACCGACAACGGCACCGCTGTCATCGAGAGCAATTACTTCGAGAACGTCAAGCCCGGCGCCACCGGCTCCATCGTGAACCTGAGTTGCGAGCACATGGTGGTGGCGGGGAATATCGCCTCCAACTGCCTCGCCACCTCCGCCTTCCTCGGGGTTCTGCCCAGCAAGGGCTTCAAGACCCTGATCGTGGAGCGCAACAAAATCATCAACGGGCCGATGTTCCGCTTCGGCTACATCACCTGCTCGGCGGGTTCGTCGTCCACCGCTGCGGCGAACGAGATCATCTTCCGCGACAATTTCGTCACCGGCCTTGCCCGCTCGTTCATCGTGCTCAACTTCCCGAACAACGCCACGGTCACCCGGCTGAGCGTGAAGGGCAACGAGTGTGTGAACATCAATTCCAACGGCTCCGGCTCGGAAGGCTTCATCCGCCTTATCGGGGGCAATGCTTCGGCCAAGACGCTCGCCGTCTCCCGCTTCGAGGTGGAGCGTAATTCGGTTTCCTACGCGGGCGCGACCGCCTATCCGATCATCGTGGATTCCGGCTCCGTGGCCGATAACGCATTAACCAGCGTTCACGTTTACGGCAACAATTTCGGCAGCACCAACCTGACGAACAAGACCGCCATCGGAACCCCGGCCATCTGCGCCGCGCTCTATGAGGACGACAACGGCTTCCCCGGAAGGCCGAACGGTCGCGTTGTCATCGCATCAGGCGCGGTCACGATGTCCAATTCCGACACGCTGGTGGAGATCGCAAAGACAGTCCCCGCCACGACGAGCGTGACGCTCCCCACGAAAGTCACCCCCTATAAGCAGTTCACCGTCAAGGACGGCGCGGGCAATGCCCAGACCTACCCGATTACCCTGACTGGCACCTTCGACGGCGTGGTGAACCCGACCATTTCGGAGAATTACGGCGCGCTCACCTTCTACTACAACGGCACCACCTGGAGGATCACCGCATGA